One Stigmatopora nigra isolate UIUO_SnigA chromosome 1, RoL_Snig_1.1, whole genome shotgun sequence DNA segment encodes these proteins:
- the LOC144202072 gene encoding transcription factor 15, translating to MKSASTEFTDGFTSEPEDPDSESDESDGKSSGTCSPPHRKEPDAGRWRRRRRSREARLLGVSKQRQAANARERDRTHSVNTAFTTLRTLIPTEPADRKLSKVETLRLACSYISHLANVLMLGEESHDGQPCLHHQAGMHGSTPPLRAICTFCLSNQRKQLRDSGKHSTKV from the exons ATGAAGTCCGCAAGCACCGAGTTCACCGACGGCTTCACGTCCGAGCCGGAGGACCCGGACAGCGAGAGCGACGAGTCAGATGGCAAGTCCAGTGGCACTTGTAGCCCACCCCACAGAAAAGAGCCAGACGCGGGCAGGTGGAGAAGGCGACGACGCAGCAGAGAGGCGCGTTTACTTGGTGTGAGTAAACAGAGGCAGGCGGCCAATGCGCGAGAGCGGGATAGGACGCACAGCGTGAACACAGCCTTCACTACCCTGCGCACGCTCATCCCCACCGAGCCTGCCGACAGAAAGCTCTCCAAGGTGGAGACGCTGCGTCTGGCCTGCAGCTACATTTCACACCTTGCCAACGTGCTGATGCTTGGGGAGGAGAGTCACGATGGGCAACCGTGCCTCCACCACCAGGCAGGCATGCACGGATCGACACCACCGCTGCGGGCCATCTGCACCTTTTGCCTGAGCAACCAGAGGAAGCAG CTCAGAGACAGCGGGAAGCATTCAACTAAAGTGTAA
- the bzw1a gene encoding eIF5-mimic protein 2-A isoform X1 gives MNNQKQPKPTLTGQRFKTRKRDEKERFDPTQFQESIVQGLNQTGTDLEAVAKFLDASGAKLDYRRYAETLFDILVAGGMLAPGGTLSDDMTRTEFCLFTAQEDLETMQAYAQVFNKLIRRYKYLEKGFEEEIKKLLLFLKGFTESERNKLAMLTGILLANGNISASILSSLFNENLVKEGVSAAFAVKLFKSWISEKDINSVAGSLRKVGMDNRLMELFPANKRSCEHFSKYFTDAGLKELSDFARNQQSIGARKELLKELQEQMSRGDPLKEIIAFTREEMKKANLSEQAMIGIIWTCVMSSVEWNKKEELVTEQAIKHLKQYSPLLKSFTSQGQSELSLLLKIQEYCYDNIHFMKAFQKIVVLLYKADVLSEEAILKWYSETHLAKGKSVFLEQMKKFVEWLKNAEEESESDEEEAD, from the exons ATGAATAATCAAAAGCAGCCAAAGCCGACGCTAACAGGCCAGCGTTTCAAAACGAGGAAAAGAG ATGAAAAGGAGAGGTTTGACCCTACTCAGTTTCAAGAAAGTATCGTACAAGGCTTGAATCAAACTGGCACAGACTTGGAGGCGGTTGCGAAGTTCCTGGATGCCTCTGGCGCCAAGCTTGACTATCGCCGCTATGCAGAGACACTCTTTGACATCCTGGTGGCCGGTGGAATGCTGG CCCCAGGCGGGACTCTTTCCGACGACATGACCCGCACAGAGTTTTGCCTCTTTACTGCGCAAGAAGACCTGGAAACGATGCAAGCATATGCTCAG GTTTTTAACAAGCTGATCAGGCGCTACAAGTACCTGGAAAAGGGTTTTGAGGAGGAAATCAAAAAG TTGCTGCTGTTCCTAAAGGGGTTCACTGAATCCGAGCGCAACAAACTGGCCATGCTGACTGGCATCCTGCTGGCCAATGGCAACATATCAGCCTCCATCCTCAGCAGCCTCTTCAACGAGAACCTTGTCAAAGAGG GAGTATCTGCAGCCTTTGCCGTCAAGTTGTTTAAGTCCTGGATCAGTGAGAAAGACATTAACTCTGTAGCTGGGAGTCTCCGCAAAGTGGGGATGGACAACCGGCTGATG GAACTTTTTCCTGCCAACAAGCGGAGTTGCGAGCATTTTTCTAAGTACTTCACCGATGCCGGGCTGAAGGAGCTGTCCGACTTTGCCCGCAACCAGCAATCCATCGGTGCCCGCAAAGAACTGCTTAAGGAGCTCCAAGAGCAAATGTCCCGTGGTGACCCGCTCAAAGAG ATCATTGCTTTCACCAGAGAGGAGATGAAAAAAGCCAACCTCTCTGAGCAAGCGATGATCGGTATCATCTGGACTTGCGTGATGAGCTCCGTAGAGTGGAATAAAAAGGAGGAACTGGTTACAGAACAAGCCATCAAACACTTGAAG CAATACAGCCCTCTGCTGAAGTCATTCACCTCCCAGGGTCAGTCTGAGCTCAGCCTGCTGCTGAAGATTCAGGAGTACTGCTATGATAACATCCACTTCATGAAGGCTTTTCAGAAGATCGTGGTGCTCCTCTATAAAG CGGATGTGTTGAGCGAAGAGGCCATCCTAAAGTGGTACTCTGAAACCCACCTTGCCAAGGGGAAGAGCGTCTTCCTCGAGCAGATGAAAAAGTTTGTGGAGTGGTTGAAAAATGCAGAAGAAG AGTCTGAGTCGGATGAAGAGGAGGCGGACTAA
- the bzw1a gene encoding eIF5-mimic protein 2-A isoform X2: MQRHSLTSWWPVECWPQVFNKLIRRYKYLEKGFEEEIKKLLLFLKGFTESERNKLAMLTGILLANGNISASILSSLFNENLVKEGVSAAFAVKLFKSWISEKDINSVAGSLRKVGMDNRLMELFPANKRSCEHFSKYFTDAGLKELSDFARNQQSIGARKELLKELQEQMSRGDPLKEIIAFTREEMKKANLSEQAMIGIIWTCVMSSVEWNKKEELVTEQAIKHLKQYSPLLKSFTSQGQSELSLLLKIQEYCYDNIHFMKAFQKIVVLLYKADVLSEEAILKWYSETHLAKGKSVFLEQMKKFVEWLKNAEEESESDEEEAD, translated from the exons ATGCAGAGACACTCTTTGACATCCTGGTGGCCGGTGGAATGCTGG CCCCAG GTTTTTAACAAGCTGATCAGGCGCTACAAGTACCTGGAAAAGGGTTTTGAGGAGGAAATCAAAAAG TTGCTGCTGTTCCTAAAGGGGTTCACTGAATCCGAGCGCAACAAACTGGCCATGCTGACTGGCATCCTGCTGGCCAATGGCAACATATCAGCCTCCATCCTCAGCAGCCTCTTCAACGAGAACCTTGTCAAAGAGG GAGTATCTGCAGCCTTTGCCGTCAAGTTGTTTAAGTCCTGGATCAGTGAGAAAGACATTAACTCTGTAGCTGGGAGTCTCCGCAAAGTGGGGATGGACAACCGGCTGATG GAACTTTTTCCTGCCAACAAGCGGAGTTGCGAGCATTTTTCTAAGTACTTCACCGATGCCGGGCTGAAGGAGCTGTCCGACTTTGCCCGCAACCAGCAATCCATCGGTGCCCGCAAAGAACTGCTTAAGGAGCTCCAAGAGCAAATGTCCCGTGGTGACCCGCTCAAAGAG ATCATTGCTTTCACCAGAGAGGAGATGAAAAAAGCCAACCTCTCTGAGCAAGCGATGATCGGTATCATCTGGACTTGCGTGATGAGCTCCGTAGAGTGGAATAAAAAGGAGGAACTGGTTACAGAACAAGCCATCAAACACTTGAAG CAATACAGCCCTCTGCTGAAGTCATTCACCTCCCAGGGTCAGTCTGAGCTCAGCCTGCTGCTGAAGATTCAGGAGTACTGCTATGATAACATCCACTTCATGAAGGCTTTTCAGAAGATCGTGGTGCTCCTCTATAAAG CGGATGTGTTGAGCGAAGAGGCCATCCTAAAGTGGTACTCTGAAACCCACCTTGCCAAGGGGAAGAGCGTCTTCCTCGAGCAGATGAAAAAGTTTGTGGAGTGGTTGAAAAATGCAGAAGAAG AGTCTGAGTCGGATGAAGAGGAGGCGGACTAA
- the aox6 gene encoding aldehyde oxidase 6 isoform X2 has protein sequence MPARAESDTLLFFVNGKKVTEKHADPETTLLSFLRQKLRLTGTKYGCGGGGCGACTVMVSRYRPGDKTIYHYSANACLLPLCQLHGAAITTVEGIGSTKTRIHPVQERIAKAHGSQCGFCTPGMVMSICTLLRNNPQPAMDDITQALAGNLCRCTGYRPIIDGCRTFCQEVNCCQVNKGTNCGIEKEQMNESPLLFDKSEFMPLDQTQDLIFPPQLILMMETCKPQTLTFYGERVAWVSPVLLEELVQLKASHPEAPLIMGNTNIGINMKFKGDVHPLLISAIRVKELYEVTETKNGVWLGVGLTLSEVWVLLKKMCRQHPDEKTELFKALINLLRKVGSQQIRNVATLGGNIMSALPNSDLNPVLAAGNCSVSTICCDGRREVPLNQEFFVSFGKTVLKPEEIVVSVLIPFSRQGELVRSFRQAPRKESALATVTTGMRVLFSEGSRLVEDLSIYYGGVGPTTVRATKTCASVIARPWNDETLGRAYDILMEEFDLPPSIPGGKAEFRRALTVSFLFKFNLEVLQILKAMKLTEDIDVVKIKPLPKEIQQSQQEFQDVSVGQSDEDLVGRPIMHSSAISQATGEAVYCDDIPKVDDELFLALVTSSHAHAKIINVDTSNALLLPGVVDVITAKDIPGKKTRVILGYDELILAETQVSCIGQIVCAVLADTRAHAKRGASAVNISYEDLPEPIFTIRDAIKSSSYFEPRRKIERGNVDDAFKSVDLVHEGTIRIGGQEHFYMETQSMLVVPVGEQTEFKIYVSSQWPTAVQMAVAETLAIPANRVSCHVKRLGGAFGGKVVKTNILACIASIAAWKTSRAVRCVLERGEDMLITGGRHPLLGKYKVGFQKNGKIVAADVQLWTNAGNAVDESIFIVEKILLHLDNAYNIPNLRGQAAACKTNLPSNTSFRGFGVPQVAFVVENLINDVALVLQCPADQVRENNMYKGPSLTHYKVEFSPENLLRCWEDCKIKSDFSARRVAVDMFNQQNRWKKRGLSIIPIKYGIAFAEGFMNQAAALVNIYGDGSVLVNHAGTEMGQGVHTKIQQVASRELHIPASKVYISETSTNAIPNGFPSAASFGTDANGMAVKNACQTLYQRLEPIREKDPKGTWESWVSAAIMEKISLSATGYHRGADSHMDWDKMEGRPYPYYTYGVCCCEVELDCLTGDYRIEGAFMQGLGLFTLEELKFSPNGLLYTRGPSQYKIPGVCDMPLSFNVFLLPDSHNPHAIYSSKGIGEPILFLGSTVFFAINDAVAAARKDVGLTGPFSLDSPATAERICLACPSPFTQNAEKEIRRSQSQAWAIDI, from the exons ATGCCCGCAAGAGCAGAAAGCGACACTTTGCTTTTCTTTGTCAATGGAAAAAAG GTGACAGAAAAACATGCAGATCCCGAGACAACACTATTGTCCTTCCTCAGACAGAAGC TGCGGCTAACTGGAACAAAGTATGGTTGCGGTGGAGGTGGCTGCGGGGCTTGTACTGTAATGGTCTCACGCTATCGACCTGGCGACAAAACCATTTA TCATTACTCTGCCAACGCTTGCTTGCTTCCACTCTGCCAGCTACATGGAGCTGCCATCACCACTGTGGAAGGCATCGGTAGCACTAAAACCAGGATTCACCCAGTCCAG GAACGAATAGCAAAGGCGCATGGGTCACAATGCGGCTTCTGCACCCCGGGCATGGTCATGTCCATATGCACCTTGTTGCGAAACAACCCTCAGCCAGCCATGGATGATATCACCCAGGCATTGGCCG GGAATCTGTGCCGCTGCACTGGCTATCGTCCCATCATTGACGGCTGCAGGACTTTCTGTCAG GAAGTCAACTGCTGTCAAGTCAACAAAGGCACAAATTGTGGCATCGAAAAAGAACAAATGAAT GAATCTCCTTTGTTGTTTGACAAATCTGAATTCATGCCCTTGGACCAAACACAAGACTTGATCTTTCCACCACAACTGATT CTAATGATGGAGACCTGCAAGCCCCAAACGCTCACCTTTTATGGAGAGAGGGTGGCATGGGTGTCCCCTGTCTTACTAGAGGAACTAGTGCAGTTGAAGGCCAGCCACCCAGAAGCCCCACTGATTATGGGAAACACCAATATAG gcaTCAATATGAAATTTAAAGGTGATGTGCATCCACTACTGATCTCTGCCATTCGAGTAAAGGAGCTTTATGAAGTGACTGAGACAAAAAACG GTGTTTGGTTGGGGGTGGGTTTAACCCTCTCTGAGGTCTGGGTACTTTTAAAGAAGATGTGCCGTCAGCATCCAGATGAAAAGACTGAGCTGTTCAAGGCATTGATCAATCTGCTAAGGAAAGTAGGAAGCCAGCAGATCCGTAACGTTGCT acTCTTGGAGGAAACATCATGAGTGCACTTCCCAActcagatttgaacccagttctGGCTGCTGGGAATTGTAGTGTGAGCACTATCTGCTGTG ATGGACGACGGGAGGTTCCTCTCAATCAAGAATTCTTTGTGAGCTTTGGAAAAACAGTGCTCAAGCCAGAAGAGATAGTTGTCTCCGTGCTGATTCCTTTTTCCAGACAA GGAGAGCTTGTTCGATCATTTCGCCAAGCTCCAAGGAAGGAGAGTGCATTGGCCACAGTGACTACCGGGATGCGAGTGTTGTTCTCTGAAGGATCCAGACTAGTGGAAGATCTCAGTATATACTACGGAGGGGTAGGACCAACAACAGTCAGAGCCACCAAAACCTGCGCTTCCGTCATTGCACG ACCTTGGAACGATGAAACCCTTGGCCGAGCTTACGATATCCTAATGGAGGAATTTGATCTCCCACCTTCAATTCCGGGTGGAAAAGCGGAATTCCGCCGAGCTCTGACTGTCAGTTTCCTCTTCAAATTCAACTTAGAGGTCCTGCAGATCCTTAAAGCAATG AAACTGACAGAAGACATTGATGTGGTGAAGATAAAGCCTCTACCCAAAGAAATCCAACAGAGTCAGCAAGAGTTCCAG GATGTGTCTGTGGGTCAGAGTGATGAAGACCTTGTGGGCCGCCCCATCATGCATAGTTCCGCCATAAGCCAGGCCACGGGTGAGGCGGTTTACTGCGACGACATTCCTAAGGTTGATGACGAGCTTTTTCTGGCTCTCGTCACCAGTTCCCATGCACATGCTAAGATCAT AAATGTGGACACGAGCAATGCCCTGCTACTTCCTGGTGTCGTCGATGTCATCACAGCTAAAGATATTCCTGGGAAGAAAACCCGTGTCATCTTGGGTTATGATGAACTAATACTCGCTGAGACACAG gtGTCATGCATTGGTCAGATAGTGTGTGCTGTATTGGCGGACACAAGAGCCCATGCAAAAAGAGGTGCATCAGCGGTTAACATCAGTTATGAAGACTTGCCAGAGCCCATTTTTACTATTAGG GACGCCATCAAGAGCTCATCCTACTTTGAGCCAAGGAGGAAGATTGAGAGAGGAAATGTGGACGACGCCTTTAAAAGTGTGGATTTGGTTCATGAAG GGACGATCCGTATCGGAGGCCAAGAGCATTTCTACATGGAGACTCAAAGCATGCTAGTCGTGCCAGTGGGCGAGCAGACAGAGTTTAAAATTTATGTGTCGTCTCAATGGCCTACAGCAGTTCAG ATGGCAGTTGCTGAGACGTTGGCCATCCCAGCGAACCGAGTAAGCTGTCATGTCAAGAGACTAGGTGGAGCCTTTGGAGGGAAAGTTGTTAAAACCAACATACTGGCTTGTATTGCCTCTATTGCTGCGTGGAA gacTAGTCGTGCAGTACGCTGTGTTTTGGAGCGTGGGGAAGATATGCTGATCACTGGTGGACGACACCCACTGCTGGGAAAATACAAG gttggcttccaaaaaaatggaaagatcGTCGCAGCAGATGTCCAACTATGGACTAATGCCGGCAATGCGGTCGATGAATCCATCTTT ATAGTCGAGAAGATTCTGCTACACCTGGATAACGCATACAACATTCCAAATCTGCGTGGCCAAGCTGCGGCCTGCAAAACCAATCTGCCTTCCAACACCTCTTTCAGGGGTTTTGGTGTGCCTCAAGTGGCCTTCGTTGTGGAAAACTTGATCAACGATGTAGCGCTGGTGCTTCAGTGTCCTGCAGATCAG GTTCGGGAGAACAACATGTACAAAGGGCCGTCGCTTACCCACTACAAAGTAGAGTTCAGCCCAGAGAATTTGCTACGTTGCTGGGAAGATTGTAAGATCAAATCAGACTTTAGTGCTCGCCGCGTTGCTGTGGACATGTTTAACCAGCAAAACCGTTGGAAGAAGAGGGGTCTCTCAATCATCCCGATCAAATATGGTATCGCCTTTGCAGAGGGTTTCATGAATCAA GCAGCTGCTCTGGTGAACATCTATGGAGATGGCTCTGTTCTGGTCAACCATGCTGGGACAGAGATGGGTCAAGGAGTTCATACCAAAATTCAGCAG GTGGCGAGCCGAGAGCTTCACATCCCAGCTTCAAAAGTCTACATCAGTGAAACCAGCACCAACGCAATTCCCAATGGATTTCCCTCTGCCGCTTCTTTTGGCACTGATGCCAATGGAATGGCTGTCAAG AATGCCTGCCAGACTCTATACCAGCGACTCGAGCCAATCCGAGAGAAGGACCCTAAAGGAACTTGGGAGAGTTGG GTCAGTGCAGCGATTATGGAAAAGATCAGTTTATCTGCGACTGGATATCACAG GGGCGCAGACAGTCACATGGACTGGGACAAAATGGAAGGTCGGCCTTATCCTTACTACACGTACGGGGTCTGCTGTTGCGAGGTGGAGCTGGACTGTCTCACCGGAGACTACAGG ATTGAAGGTGCCTTCATGCAGGGCTTGGGTTTGTTCACATTGGAGGAATTAAAGTTTTCTCCCAATGGGCTTCTCTACACACGAGGTCCATCTCAGTACAAAATCCCTGGGGTGTGTGACATGCCGCTGAGCTTCAATGTCTTTCTCCTCCCCGACTCCCACAATCCTCATGCCATCTACTCCTCCAAG GGTATCGGCGAACCCATCCTCTTCTTGGGCAGTACGGTTTTCTTTGCCATCAATGATGCGGTCGCAGCAGCACGCAAAGATGTCGGCCTAACAGGTCCCTTTTCTCTGGACAGCCCAGCGACTGCAGAGCGGATTTGCCTTGCATGTCCATCCCCCTTCACTCAG aatgcagaGAAAGAAATACGGCGTTCACAATCACAAGCTTGGGCCATAGACATCTAA
- the aox6 gene encoding aldehyde oxidase 6 isoform X1 — translation MPARAESDTLLFFVNGKKVTEKHADPETTLLSFLRQKLRLTGTKYGCGGGGCGACTVMVSRYRPGDKTIYHYSANACLLPLCQLHGAAITTVEGIGSTKTRIHPVQERIAKAHGSQCGFCTPGMVMSICTLLRNNPQPAMDDITQALAGNLCRCTGYRPIIDGCRTFCQEVNCCQVNKGTNCGIEKEQMNESPLLFDKSEFMPLDQTQDLIFPPQLILMMETCKPQTLTFYGERVAWVSPVLLEELVQLKASHPEAPLIMGNTNIGINMKFKGDVHPLLISAIRVKELYEVTETKNGVWLGVGLTLSEVWVLLKKMCRQHPDEKTELFKALINLLRKVGSQQIRNVATLGGNIMSALPNSDLNPVLAAGNCSVSTICCDGRREVPLNQEFFVSFGKTVLKPEEIVVSVLIPFSRQGELVRSFRQAPRKESALATVTTGMRVLFSEGSRLVEDLSIYYGGVGPTTVRATKTCASVIARPWNDETLGRAYDILMEEFDLPPSIPGGKAEFRRALTVSFLFKFNLEVLQILKAMKLTEDIDVVKIKPLPKEIQQSQQEFQDVSVGQSDEDLVGRPIMHSSAISQATGEAVYCDDIPKVDDELFLALVTSSHAHAKIINVDTSNALLLPGVVDVITAKDIPGKKTRVILGYDELILAETQVSCIGQIVCAVLADTRAHAKRGASAVNISYEDLPEPIFTIRDAIKSSSYFEPRRKIERGNVDDAFKSVDLVHEGTIRIGGQEHFYMETQSMLVVPVGEQTEFKIYVSSQWPTAVQMAVAETLAIPANRVSCHVKRLGGAFGGKVVKTNILACIASIAAWKTSRAVRCVLERGEDMLITGGRHPLLGKYKVGFQKNGKIVAADVQLWTNAGNAVDESIFIVEKILLHLDNAYNIPNLRGQAAACKTNLPSNTSFRGFGVPQVAFVVENLINDVALVLQCPADQVRENNMYKGPSLTHYKVEFSPENLLRCWEDCKIKSDFSARRVAVDMFNQQNRWKKRGLSIIPIKYGIAFAEGFMNQAAALVNIYGDGSVLVNHAGTEMGQGVHTKIQQVASRELHIPASKVYISETSTNAIPNGFPSAASFGTDANGMAVKNACQTLYQRLEPIREKDPKGTWESWVSAAIMEKISLSATGYHRGADSHMDWDKMEGRPYPYYTYGVCCCEVELDCLTGDYRTVTTNIVVDIGQSLNPSVDIGQIEGAFMQGLGLFTLEELKFSPNGLLYTRGPSQYKIPGVCDMPLSFNVFLLPDSHNPHAIYSSKGIGEPILFLGSTVFFAINDAVAAARKDVGLTGPFSLDSPATAERICLACPSPFTQNAEKEIRRSQSQAWAIDI, via the exons ATGCCCGCAAGAGCAGAAAGCGACACTTTGCTTTTCTTTGTCAATGGAAAAAAG GTGACAGAAAAACATGCAGATCCCGAGACAACACTATTGTCCTTCCTCAGACAGAAGC TGCGGCTAACTGGAACAAAGTATGGTTGCGGTGGAGGTGGCTGCGGGGCTTGTACTGTAATGGTCTCACGCTATCGACCTGGCGACAAAACCATTTA TCATTACTCTGCCAACGCTTGCTTGCTTCCACTCTGCCAGCTACATGGAGCTGCCATCACCACTGTGGAAGGCATCGGTAGCACTAAAACCAGGATTCACCCAGTCCAG GAACGAATAGCAAAGGCGCATGGGTCACAATGCGGCTTCTGCACCCCGGGCATGGTCATGTCCATATGCACCTTGTTGCGAAACAACCCTCAGCCAGCCATGGATGATATCACCCAGGCATTGGCCG GGAATCTGTGCCGCTGCACTGGCTATCGTCCCATCATTGACGGCTGCAGGACTTTCTGTCAG GAAGTCAACTGCTGTCAAGTCAACAAAGGCACAAATTGTGGCATCGAAAAAGAACAAATGAAT GAATCTCCTTTGTTGTTTGACAAATCTGAATTCATGCCCTTGGACCAAACACAAGACTTGATCTTTCCACCACAACTGATT CTAATGATGGAGACCTGCAAGCCCCAAACGCTCACCTTTTATGGAGAGAGGGTGGCATGGGTGTCCCCTGTCTTACTAGAGGAACTAGTGCAGTTGAAGGCCAGCCACCCAGAAGCCCCACTGATTATGGGAAACACCAATATAG gcaTCAATATGAAATTTAAAGGTGATGTGCATCCACTACTGATCTCTGCCATTCGAGTAAAGGAGCTTTATGAAGTGACTGAGACAAAAAACG GTGTTTGGTTGGGGGTGGGTTTAACCCTCTCTGAGGTCTGGGTACTTTTAAAGAAGATGTGCCGTCAGCATCCAGATGAAAAGACTGAGCTGTTCAAGGCATTGATCAATCTGCTAAGGAAAGTAGGAAGCCAGCAGATCCGTAACGTTGCT acTCTTGGAGGAAACATCATGAGTGCACTTCCCAActcagatttgaacccagttctGGCTGCTGGGAATTGTAGTGTGAGCACTATCTGCTGTG ATGGACGACGGGAGGTTCCTCTCAATCAAGAATTCTTTGTGAGCTTTGGAAAAACAGTGCTCAAGCCAGAAGAGATAGTTGTCTCCGTGCTGATTCCTTTTTCCAGACAA GGAGAGCTTGTTCGATCATTTCGCCAAGCTCCAAGGAAGGAGAGTGCATTGGCCACAGTGACTACCGGGATGCGAGTGTTGTTCTCTGAAGGATCCAGACTAGTGGAAGATCTCAGTATATACTACGGAGGGGTAGGACCAACAACAGTCAGAGCCACCAAAACCTGCGCTTCCGTCATTGCACG ACCTTGGAACGATGAAACCCTTGGCCGAGCTTACGATATCCTAATGGAGGAATTTGATCTCCCACCTTCAATTCCGGGTGGAAAAGCGGAATTCCGCCGAGCTCTGACTGTCAGTTTCCTCTTCAAATTCAACTTAGAGGTCCTGCAGATCCTTAAAGCAATG AAACTGACAGAAGACATTGATGTGGTGAAGATAAAGCCTCTACCCAAAGAAATCCAACAGAGTCAGCAAGAGTTCCAG GATGTGTCTGTGGGTCAGAGTGATGAAGACCTTGTGGGCCGCCCCATCATGCATAGTTCCGCCATAAGCCAGGCCACGGGTGAGGCGGTTTACTGCGACGACATTCCTAAGGTTGATGACGAGCTTTTTCTGGCTCTCGTCACCAGTTCCCATGCACATGCTAAGATCAT AAATGTGGACACGAGCAATGCCCTGCTACTTCCTGGTGTCGTCGATGTCATCACAGCTAAAGATATTCCTGGGAAGAAAACCCGTGTCATCTTGGGTTATGATGAACTAATACTCGCTGAGACACAG gtGTCATGCATTGGTCAGATAGTGTGTGCTGTATTGGCGGACACAAGAGCCCATGCAAAAAGAGGTGCATCAGCGGTTAACATCAGTTATGAAGACTTGCCAGAGCCCATTTTTACTATTAGG GACGCCATCAAGAGCTCATCCTACTTTGAGCCAAGGAGGAAGATTGAGAGAGGAAATGTGGACGACGCCTTTAAAAGTGTGGATTTGGTTCATGAAG GGACGATCCGTATCGGAGGCCAAGAGCATTTCTACATGGAGACTCAAAGCATGCTAGTCGTGCCAGTGGGCGAGCAGACAGAGTTTAAAATTTATGTGTCGTCTCAATGGCCTACAGCAGTTCAG ATGGCAGTTGCTGAGACGTTGGCCATCCCAGCGAACCGAGTAAGCTGTCATGTCAAGAGACTAGGTGGAGCCTTTGGAGGGAAAGTTGTTAAAACCAACATACTGGCTTGTATTGCCTCTATTGCTGCGTGGAA gacTAGTCGTGCAGTACGCTGTGTTTTGGAGCGTGGGGAAGATATGCTGATCACTGGTGGACGACACCCACTGCTGGGAAAATACAAG gttggcttccaaaaaaatggaaagatcGTCGCAGCAGATGTCCAACTATGGACTAATGCCGGCAATGCGGTCGATGAATCCATCTTT ATAGTCGAGAAGATTCTGCTACACCTGGATAACGCATACAACATTCCAAATCTGCGTGGCCAAGCTGCGGCCTGCAAAACCAATCTGCCTTCCAACACCTCTTTCAGGGGTTTTGGTGTGCCTCAAGTGGCCTTCGTTGTGGAAAACTTGATCAACGATGTAGCGCTGGTGCTTCAGTGTCCTGCAGATCAG GTTCGGGAGAACAACATGTACAAAGGGCCGTCGCTTACCCACTACAAAGTAGAGTTCAGCCCAGAGAATTTGCTACGTTGCTGGGAAGATTGTAAGATCAAATCAGACTTTAGTGCTCGCCGCGTTGCTGTGGACATGTTTAACCAGCAAAACCGTTGGAAGAAGAGGGGTCTCTCAATCATCCCGATCAAATATGGTATCGCCTTTGCAGAGGGTTTCATGAATCAA GCAGCTGCTCTGGTGAACATCTATGGAGATGGCTCTGTTCTGGTCAACCATGCTGGGACAGAGATGGGTCAAGGAGTTCATACCAAAATTCAGCAG GTGGCGAGCCGAGAGCTTCACATCCCAGCTTCAAAAGTCTACATCAGTGAAACCAGCACCAACGCAATTCCCAATGGATTTCCCTCTGCCGCTTCTTTTGGCACTGATGCCAATGGAATGGCTGTCAAG AATGCCTGCCAGACTCTATACCAGCGACTCGAGCCAATCCGAGAGAAGGACCCTAAAGGAACTTGGGAGAGTTGG GTCAGTGCAGCGATTATGGAAAAGATCAGTTTATCTGCGACTGGATATCACAG GGGCGCAGACAGTCACATGGACTGGGACAAAATGGAAGGTCGGCCTTATCCTTACTACACGTACGGGGTCTGCTGTTGCGAGGTGGAGCTGGACTGTCTCACCGGAGACTACAGG ACTGTGACGACAAACATTGTAGTTGACATTGGCCAAAGTTTGAACCCCTCCGTGGACATTGGCCAG ATTGAAGGTGCCTTCATGCAGGGCTTGGGTTTGTTCACATTGGAGGAATTAAAGTTTTCTCCCAATGGGCTTCTCTACACACGAGGTCCATCTCAGTACAAAATCCCTGGGGTGTGTGACATGCCGCTGAGCTTCAATGTCTTTCTCCTCCCCGACTCCCACAATCCTCATGCCATCTACTCCTCCAAG GGTATCGGCGAACCCATCCTCTTCTTGGGCAGTACGGTTTTCTTTGCCATCAATGATGCGGTCGCAGCAGCACGCAAAGATGTCGGCCTAACAGGTCCCTTTTCTCTGGACAGCCCAGCGACTGCAGAGCGGATTTGCCTTGCATGTCCATCCCCCTTCACTCAG aatgcagaGAAAGAAATACGGCGTTCACAATCACAAGCTTGGGCCATAGACATCTAA